The DNA region TTGGTGTTTTAAGTGGTGGAGAAAAAAATAGAGTTGCTTTAGCTTTATTATTTACTAAAAGTATTGATTGTCTCGTTCTTGATGAGCCTACAAATGATCTAGATTTACCTACTATTAATATTTTAGAAGAGTATTTAGAAAACTTCCAAGGTGCTGTTATTTTTGTATCTCATGATAGATATTTTGTAGATAAACTTGCAAAAAAATTATTTGTATTTACAGGTGTAAATGGAAAAGTTGAAGAGAGTTTCCAACCATATAGTGAATATTTAGAAATTGAAAAAGAGCTAAAAGATTTAAGTTCTTTAGAAAATAGTTTAAATAAAGAGCAAAATGAAAAACCAAAAGAACAAGTAAAAAAGAAACAAGTAAAATTATCTTTTAATGACCAAAGAGACCATGACAATTTACCAAAAGAAATTGAAGAATTAGAAGAAAGAATAGAAGAAATAAACAATTGTTTAATGGATCCAAAGTGCTATGAAGAAAAAGGAATAGTTGCAGTATCCCAAGAACTCGAAAAAGTTGAAGCAATTTATGAGACTAAAGTAGAAAGATTTTTACAACTAGAAGAGCTAATAGAAAGCTTTAACTCATAAAAGGATATAATCCCGCATAAATAATAAAAGACAAGGACTAAAATGAGTTTAAAACAACAACTTAAAGACGATGTTAAAACAGCTATGAGAGCAAAAGACATAGTAAAAAGAGATTCAATTAGAACTATTAATACTATGATTAAACAAATCGAAGTAGATGAAAGAATAGAATTAGATGATGCAGCAATAATCAAACTTATTCAAAAAGGTATCAAACAAAGAGATGAAGCAATTTCTCAGTTTAAAGAAGCTGGTCGTGATGATTTAATAGCTAAAGAACAAGAACAAATTGATGTATTCAAATTATATTTACCAGAGCAAGTATCAGATGAAAACTTAGAAATCGGAATGAAAGAAGTTATTGCACAAGTTGGTGCTAGTTCGATGAAAGATATGGGAAAAGTAATGGGTGCAGCTAGTAAAAAATTTGCAGGTGTTGCTGATGGAAAAAGAATAAATGAAATGGTTAAGAAACTTTTAGGATAAAAAATTTTAGGATTAACTATGAATAAAGAATTTGAAGAAATCTTTTCAAAATTAACAATAACTGAAAAAAATGTAGTAAGAGATAATAATATTGCTACTCCTATAGCATTACTCCCACTACTCTTAAATAGAGTTTCAACAGAAAATGTTGAAGAGTTAGCTTCCTTACTTAAACAGTCTGTTTTACCATCAATTTGTTCAGAAATTGATGATGAAATAGAAGAACTTTTTGAAAAGATTGATAAAAATGCAAATTTATTATTTGAAAAAGAAATACAAGAAAAAATTCAAGAATTTATAGAAAAAAGATTTGAAAGAGATAAACAAGTTGTTATTCAAAGAACTTCTGATATCTCAAAATTCGTTACACTAATGGGTGAATTTTTAAATGATGCAATAACAAGCAATGGATTCAGTTCTAAAAATGTATTAGATATTAAAGAAAAAATTCAATCTATTGATTTATCAAAAGATGGAATAAAAGAATTATCAATCTTACAAACTGAATTAATTGATGCAGCAGCTTTAATTGAAGTAGAGATGAATACAGTTACAAATAAATTACAATCAGGTAAAACAAAAGTTCAAGAACTTGAAGAAAAAGTCAGTACATTAGAAAATGAACTTACAAAAAGTAAGAATGAAAGTAGGAAAGACCACCTTACTGGTCTTCTTACAAGAAGAGCTTATAATGATGAAATAAAAAAAATAGAAAGCTCTTATAAACGACATAATACTCAATATGCAGTTGTATTTTTTGATCTTGATTATTTCAAAAAAGTAAATGATACTTATGGTCATGAATGTGGAGATGTTGTACTTTCAACCTTTGCAAAGATTCTAGAAAAAAACACAAGAGATCATGATATTGTTGGAAGATATGGAGGAGAAGAATTTGTTGCAATTGTTCATTATAATCTAAATAGAGAACTTTTACAATACTTGAAAAGAATAAAAACAATTGTTACTACAAATAAATTCTTATATAAAGAACATGCTATAGGAGTAACCTTTTCAGCGGGGGTAGCAACTAGAGCAGATCATAAATCTTATGATAGCACGATACAAAAAGCGGATATGTTATTATATGAAGCAAAAGAAAATGGACGAAATCAAATCAAACTTGAAGATGGAAAAATTATATAGTTTTTCCAATTCAAACAAGATAATCAAGACCATTTAACACTCCTTCTTTTTAAATTACTAATTATATATCAAAAATTTAATCTTCTAATAACTCTTATTTTTACGTAAGTTAAATTTATTAACTGACAATAAATGACTATTAAAAATATATAAATCAACTATACTTAAATAAAAAGGCTTCAATATGGAACCTAACAAAACAATTTGGATAGTTGGTGGAAGTAGTGGTATTGGTTTAGAGTTGGTAAAACTTTGTCTTAAAAATAATTATAACATTGTAGTAAGCTCAAGAAATTCTCTAAAAACTAAAGAGCTTTTGGATTTAAAGAATACTTTGCCTGAACAGATTCATATACTCGATTTAGATGTAACAAATAAAAAAGATATAAAAGAAAAAGTTAAAGAAGCATGGAGTTGTTTTGATGGAATTGATATATGGTTTTATAATGCAGGTTCATATGATGTAATGAATATTGATTCTTGGGATAGTGAAAAATTTGAACAGATGAATGAAGTTAATTATCTTGGAGTAACAAGATTAATGACTGAACTCATTCCATATTTCAAGAATTCAAATAAAGGTCATTGGGTTTGGAATTCAAGTTTATCTTCATATTTTGGCTTACCTCATGCAGGAGCATATTCTGCTCCAAAAGCAGCACTTGTTAATTTAGCCCAATCAATACAACCAGAATTAAATTCATTAAATATCAAACTTCAAATAATAAATCATGGTTTTGTCAAAACAAAATTAACTGATAAAAATAAGTTTAAGATGCCTCAATTAATGGAAGCTAGTTTTACAGCAGCTAAGATACTTAAAGGTATTGAAAATTCAACTTCTTTTGAAATTAGATTTCCATTTATACTATCTTTAGTTCTAAGAATAATTAATTTATTACCATATAGTTTATCTTTAGCCCTAACAAAAAGGAGTATGTAATGAAATCAAAAAATTACATACTATTTTTTGAAAATTTAAATATAAATACTTCAATTGAAGAATATAAAAAAGTATTTGATCTAAATGCAAAATTTAAAGATCCTTTTCATAAAGTAACTGGATTAGAAAAGATTTATAAAATATTTCAAGATATGTATACAAAACTTGATAACCCAAAATTTAAGATTATTGAAGTTATTGCAGAAGATAAAATCATATATATAAAATGGGATTTTGAATTTAAATTTAAAAATAAATCAAAACAAGAATCTTTTGAAGGTATTAGTAGAGTAGAATTTAATAATGAAGGAAAAGCAATATCACACATTGATTATTGGGATTCTGTTGAAAATTTATATGAAAAAATTCCTATACTTTCATTTTTTATTAAACTGATTAAAAATAAAATAAAAAGTTAATACCATGAATTCAAAACTTAAAAAAAAAGAGGTTCTTTATTATAGTTTGATTGCATTACCTTTAGCAATAATTGGATTACCTTTATATATTTATATTCCAACATTTTATGCAACTGATGTTGGTTTAGACATTGCAATAGTTGGTTTATTAATTTTTATAGCAAGAGTAAGTGACGTATTTACTGATCCTTTTTTCGGTTACTTAAGTGATAAATGTGTTCAATGGTTCAATAGTAGAAAACCTTTAATGATAGTGGGTAGTCTTATCTTAATTTACAGTTTCTATAGTCTCATTAATCCAAATAAAGAGTTTCCTCAAATTTGGCTCTTACTATACTCAATATTAATATATATTGGTTGGAGTATGATTAATATTCCATACTTAACATGGAGTTCAGAAATAAGCTTTAATAAAATTGATACAACAACTTTAAATACTTCTAGAGAAATGTTTACAATTATTGGTGTTATTATTGCTTTACTTATTCCTTATATTTATGGTGTATCTCAAAACCCAAAAGAAACATTAGAACTACTTTTATATTCTTTTCTAATACTTTTTATTCCTTTATTTTTTATAAGTATAAAAAATATTAATATTAAATCAAATAGCACTAATAATGAATTTAATCTAACAAAAATAAAAAAAATTTATACAGATATTTCAGATTTAAAATATTTACAAATAGGATACTTTTTTAATAACCTAGCAAATGCGTTACCAGCAACTCTTTTTCTACTTTTCATTGAGTTTGTTATCCAAGAAAAAGACTCAAGTGGAATGATATTAGTTTTATATTTTTGTTCAGCAGTTATTGCACTTCCATTTTGGAATTTACTAGCCAATAAAATAGGTAAAAAAAAGACTTGGTTACTTTCTATATTTTTAGCTTTAATTGCATTTATTTATGTTCCTTTTTTAGAAGCTAAAGATTTAAACTTATTTATTATTATTAGTATTGTTACAGGTTTATCTCTTGGTGCAGATATGGCCCTACCTACTTCGATTCAAAGTGATGTAGTACAAACAATCAATACAAAGAATGAAAATATTTCTGGATTGCTTTTTGGTATTTGGACAATGATTACAAAACTATCATTAGCGCTTTCAGTTGCTTTTAGTTTTTTAATATTAGGTTTATTTAATTTTGAAGCAGACTCTCCTTCTGAACTATCTCTTTTTGTCTTAACTACTTTATACGGTTTAGTACCTATTTTCTTTAAATTACTAGCCATTTATTTTATTAGAAAATATTTTCATGATAGATAATCTTTTTATGAACGAACATTTTATAGCTACAAAGATACTTTAAATAAATATATAATAACAGCACAAGGAGATTAAGATGAAACAATCTTTCACATATATATTTACAATTTTTATTATCACTCAAGCTTCTATTGTATATGCCAATACACCAAAAGCTATTGAAAATATAAACCCATCTTTGTTTAGTGGCTTATGGTATGAAATGGCAAGAACATACAACAGTTTTGAGAAAGACTGCGTTGCAGCTACTGTTGAATATAAATTAGTAGAACCTCTTAAATATGAAATAAAAAATAGATGTTTTGAAAAAAACATAGGTGAAAAACTTATCGAATATAATGGAACAGCAGTACCTTCAAAGGGAAATAATATGTCAGAAATAGACATGACATATTTTTGGTTATTTACAAAAAGATATAAAATCATTTATTTAGATGATTATGAATCTGCAGTACTTGTAGATAATGATTTAGAATATGTATGGATAATGAATAGAAAGCCTTTTATGCAAAAAGAAAAGCTTTATAAAATTGTTGGTTTTTTAGAAAAATATATGGATACATCAAAATTGATTTACACACCACAAGATAAGCAAGGAAGATACAAATGAAAAATTATAAAAAACTAAAAATTGCTGTTTTAGGTGCAGGAATAAGTGGATTAGGTTCTGCTTACTTATTAAGTAAAAAATACGATGTTGATTTATATGAAAAAGAAAACAGACTAGGAGGACACGCTAGGACTACACAAGTTACAGAAGATAATAATACATTTGGAGTAGATACAGGTTTCCTAGTTTTTAATCATGAAACTTATCCCTTATTGACAAAGCTTTTTAAAGAACTTGATGTAAAAATAGAAAATAGTGATATGAGTTTTGCATTTTGGAACCAAAAAACAAATCTTGCTTATAATGGGGAATCGTTAAAAGGAATGTTTTTTCAAAAGAAAAATCTATTTTCTTATTCTCATTTAAAAATGATTAAAGATATATTGAAATTTAATAAAAAAGCTAATAGTGATTTGAAATCTAATTCTTATGATTTAGATTTATCATTAGGCGATTATTTAGAAGAGTATTCATCTTATTTTAAAGAAAGATATATTATCCCTATGGGTGCATCAATTTGGTCTACACCTAGTGATAAAATGAATGATTTTCCAGCAAGAACATTTCTACATTTTTTTGAAAATCATGGATTATTAGGAATTGATACACAACACCAGTGGTTAACAGTAAGTGGTGGTTCTATTAATTATGTAAATAAGATATCAGAAAGAATCTCTGGAAATATCATAAAAAATAGTGATGTAATAAGTGTCAAAAGAGAAAACGACAAAGTAATCTTAGTACACGATGATAATAGGGAAACTACTTATGACAAAATAATATTTGCTATGCATGCACCTGATGCTTTACAACTACTTGATGAACCAACAGTTGATGAGTTAAATATTTTATCATCTTTTGAATATAAAGAAAACAAAGCACTTTTACATACAGATAAAAACGCTTTGTATCCAAATAAAGGAATTTACGCAGCATGGAATTATAAAACTAATACTAAAGATGGTAAAAATGACGAAAATGTAACTTTATCTTATTGGATTAATAGACTACAAAACTTAAAGTCTAAAAAAGACTATTTTGTATCTTTAAATGAAACACAAGAAGTAAATGAAGTAATAGAAAAAATTTCATACGAACATCCACAGTTTGATAAAAAAGCAATTGAAGCACAAAGTAAGAGATCTGTAATAAATGGGAAAAACAACACATATTTTGCAGGTGCTTATTGGAGATATGGATTTCATGAAGATGGACTATATTCTGCAAATACAATAGCACAAGAATTTGGATGTGAGTTATGAGTCACAAGTTTCAAGAAGGAATAATTTACCATAAAAGAGTAAGCCCTAAAAAGCATGATTTTAAATATAAATTTTTTATGCTCGATATTGATATAAATTCTTTTTCGGAACTTGAGAATAAGTACTTTTCTAAAAATAGCTTTAACTTATTTTCTTTTAATACAAAAGACCATTTTGGAGAAAGTGACGATTTTAAGAAAAATGTAAAAGGGTTATTAGAAAAATATCAAATAAAAGAAACAAATAAAATGAGATTTATTACACTTCCAAGTATTTTGGGTTATGTATTTAATCCTATTAGTATGTTGATTCTTTTTAAAGAAGAAAAGCCTACTTATATGCTAGCTGAAGTACATAACTATAATGGAGGAAGAATTATCTATTGTGTAAAACTAGAATCAAAAGATAATATCCATTACAAAGGAATAGGAAATAAAGATATGTATGTTTCACCTTTCTTCAAATCAGTTGGAAGATATGCTTTTTCATTAAGGTATGAAGAGAATAACTTTTCATTAGGAATTAACCTTTTTGAGAAAGATACAAAAATGCTAACAACAACACTTGTTGCAAAATCACTTGAATTCAATGAATCAAATGTAGTCAAACTTTTTTTTAGGCATTTTCTATTAACAGTATTAGTAGTTACTAGAACAATATGGCAAAGTTTAAAACTTAAATTAAAAGGCTTAACATGGAATAAGCCAAATAAAAAAGACCAAGTAAGGAGGGCATAATTATGAAAACTTTTTGGAATAAATTAGGTGATCAATATTTATCAAAAATCACACAAGGAACTTTAGATGTAATTTTTAGTGATGGTACAAAAAAAATATATGGAAATAATCAAGAACCAAAAGCTAAGCTTGTATTGAATAATGCAGATTTATTTAAAAGGTTAACTCTTTTTGGAGATATAGGTTTTGCAGAGAGTTTTATGGATAAAGACTTTGAATGTGATGATTTAACAGCTTTAATAAAAATTGGAATCATTAATTCACAAGAATTAGAAACAAAAAGTGAAGATGCAAAAAAATTTTCTCTTCATAATTTATTCCCAATAGTTAATAAATTAAAGCACTCTTTACGAAAAAATTCGAAAACACGTTCACAAAAAAATATTCAAGAACATTATGATTTATCAAATGAATTTTTTGAATTATTCTTAGATGATACAATGATGTACTCATCAGCTGTATTTGAAAAACCAGATGAACCTTTATTTGAAGCTCAAAAAAGAAAAATAGATATATTAGCAAAAAAACTAAATCTAAAAAAAGGTTCAAAAGTACTTGAAATTGGATCTGGATGGGGTGCTATGGCTATGCACTTGGTAAAAGAATATGATTGTGAAGTTACCACATTAACACTATCTAAAGAGCAAAAAAAACTTTGTGAAGGTAGATTCAAAGAACATAATATAGAAGAGTCAGTAAATGTAATGTTAAAAGATTATAGAGATATGCAAGGGCAATTTGATGCAGTAATTGCAGTTGAAATGTTTGAAGCAGTTGGACGTGAATATTTTGATGTATTCTTTAAAAAATGTGAAGAGTTACTAAATCCTAGTGGAATATTAGTAATGCAAATAATCACAATGCCAGATCAAAGATATAACGCATATTGTAAAGGTACTGATTTTATTCAAAAGTATATTTTCCCAGGAGGTCATCTTCCTAGTGTTGGAAAGATACTTGATGTTACTAGTAAAAATACAAAATTAAACCTTCTTCATATGGAAGAATATACAGAGCATTATGCAAAAACACTTAATATTTGGCATAAAAATTTCAATGCAAAAATTGAACACATTAAAAAATTAGGGTTTGATGAATATTTTGTTAGAATGTGGAAAATGTACCTTTGTTATTGTGAAGCAGCCTTTTTAACAAGAAATATTAATCTTGTTCAAGTTTCGTTTACTAGATATCAAAATACAGCTTTAAATTCAGGATTAGTAGAATGAAACTAAAACTGATACTTTTAATAGCTATATTTTTAATTTTTACAGGATGTTCAAAAATGCAAATAGAAGATTTTACAAATAAAAAACCAGAGTTTATTCCTCAAGAATATTTTAATGGTACGTTAAGAGCTTATGGATTAGTAAAAGATAGAAGTGGAAAAATTATTAGAACTTTTAAAGGTGAATTAATTGGTTCTTGGGATGAAAAGGGAATTGGAACATTAGATGAAAAATTTATATATGATGATGGAGAAAAACTATCAAGAATATGGAAATTAAAACCTACTGGAAAAAAAACTTTTGATGCAACAGCAGGAGATATTGTAGGTACTGCAAAAATGATTGCAAATGGAAATACAGTTATGATTGATTATATAATGGAAGTACCTTATAATGATTCGACTATTAATATTTCTGTAAAAGATTGGCTTCATTTACAAGAAGATGGTGTAATAATAAATCACTCTAAAATGAAAAAATTTGGATTCACAGTAGGTGAACTTATTATCACAATAATAAAAGATTAAAATAAGAAGATATCGTAAATTTTATAAGCTAATGAATACTTTGATTTGTTATAGAAAAAATAATTTCAATTTATAAAAAGGATAAAAAATGTTAAAAGAATTAGCAAATACAATACTTGGTGCTTCAGTAATAGCAAGACAAAAAATGGAAGAAGAATTAAAAGTATTAGAAGGTAAAGGAAAAATTAAAAAATCTGATGCAAAAGATTTAATGAAATCTTTTGAAAAAAAAGGCAAAGCAGAAAACAAACGAATTAAAAAACAAATGAAATCTATGATGAAAGAGATTATAAATGAGCTTGGCCTTGCTACAAAAAAAGATTTGATGAAACTAGAAGAAGAGTTGAAAAAAACCAAGTAAAGGATAAGTTATAAAATATTATTCACTATTAAGAGTTTATAGAGTTTTTACTTTTTTACTAACGGTTTATTTAGTTATTAAGAAAAAAAAGAGTTTTCTATTAATTACACCTCTTAAACCAAAAAAATTAAAATATACAATTGTTAGTCTTGGTGCTAGTTTTATAAAACTAGCTCAAGT from Poseidonibacter antarcticus includes:
- a CDS encoding NAD(P)/FAD-dependent oxidoreductase — protein: MKNYKKLKIAVLGAGISGLGSAYLLSKKYDVDLYEKENRLGGHARTTQVTEDNNTFGVDTGFLVFNHETYPLLTKLFKELDVKIENSDMSFAFWNQKTNLAYNGESLKGMFFQKKNLFSYSHLKMIKDILKFNKKANSDLKSNSYDLDLSLGDYLEEYSSYFKERYIIPMGASIWSTPSDKMNDFPARTFLHFFENHGLLGIDTQHQWLTVSGGSINYVNKISERISGNIIKNSDVISVKRENDKVILVHDDNRETTYDKIIFAMHAPDALQLLDEPTVDELNILSSFEYKENKALLHTDKNALYPNKGIYAAWNYKTNTKDGKNDENVTLSYWINRLQNLKSKKDYFVSLNETQEVNEVIEKISYEHPQFDKKAIEAQSKRSVINGKNNTYFAGAYWRYGFHEDGLYSANTIAQEFGCEL
- a CDS encoding nuclear transport factor 2 family protein codes for the protein MKSKNYILFFENLNINTSIEEYKKVFDLNAKFKDPFHKVTGLEKIYKIFQDMYTKLDNPKFKIIEVIAEDKIIYIKWDFEFKFKNKSKQESFEGISRVEFNNEGKAISHIDYWDSVENLYEKIPILSFFIKLIKNKIKS
- a CDS encoding lipocalin family protein, producing the protein MKQSFTYIFTIFIITQASIVYANTPKAIENINPSLFSGLWYEMARTYNSFEKDCVAATVEYKLVEPLKYEIKNRCFEKNIGEKLIEYNGTAVPSKGNNMSEIDMTYFWLFTKRYKIIYLDDYESAVLVDNDLEYVWIMNRKPFMQKEKLYKIVGFLEKYMDTSKLIYTPQDKQGRYK
- a CDS encoding DUF3833 domain-containing protein; this translates as MKLKLILLIAIFLIFTGCSKMQIEDFTNKKPEFIPQEYFNGTLRAYGLVKDRSGKIIRTFKGELIGSWDEKGIGTLDEKFIYDDGEKLSRIWKLKPTGKKTFDATAGDIVGTAKMIANGNTVMIDYIMEVPYNDSTINISVKDWLHLQEDGVIINHSKMKKFGFTVGELIITIIKD
- a CDS encoding SAM-dependent methyltransferase, with the protein product MKTFWNKLGDQYLSKITQGTLDVIFSDGTKKIYGNNQEPKAKLVLNNADLFKRLTLFGDIGFAESFMDKDFECDDLTALIKIGIINSQELETKSEDAKKFSLHNLFPIVNKLKHSLRKNSKTRSQKNIQEHYDLSNEFFELFLDDTMMYSSAVFEKPDEPLFEAQKRKIDILAKKLNLKKGSKVLEIGSGWGAMAMHLVKEYDCEVTTLTLSKEQKKLCEGRFKEHNIEESVNVMLKDYRDMQGQFDAVIAVEMFEAVGREYFDVFFKKCEELLNPSGILVMQIITMPDQRYNAYCKGTDFIQKYIFPGGHLPSVGKILDVTSKNTKLNLLHMEEYTEHYAKTLNIWHKNFNAKIEHIKKLGFDEYFVRMWKMYLCYCEAAFLTRNINLVQVSFTRYQNTALNSGLVE
- a CDS encoding SDR family NAD(P)-dependent oxidoreductase, with the protein product MEPNKTIWIVGGSSGIGLELVKLCLKNNYNIVVSSRNSLKTKELLDLKNTLPEQIHILDLDVTNKKDIKEKVKEAWSCFDGIDIWFYNAGSYDVMNIDSWDSEKFEQMNEVNYLGVTRLMTELIPYFKNSNKGHWVWNSSLSSYFGLPHAGAYSAPKAALVNLAQSIQPELNSLNIKLQIINHGFVKTKLTDKNKFKMPQLMEASFTAAKILKGIENSTSFEIRFPFILSLVLRIINLLPYSLSLALTKRSM
- a CDS encoding GGDEF domain-containing protein; translated protein: MNKEFEEIFSKLTITEKNVVRDNNIATPIALLPLLLNRVSTENVEELASLLKQSVLPSICSEIDDEIEELFEKIDKNANLLFEKEIQEKIQEFIEKRFERDKQVVIQRTSDISKFVTLMGEFLNDAITSNGFSSKNVLDIKEKIQSIDLSKDGIKELSILQTELIDAAALIEVEMNTVTNKLQSGKTKVQELEEKVSTLENELTKSKNESRKDHLTGLLTRRAYNDEIKKIESSYKRHNTQYAVVFFDLDYFKKVNDTYGHECGDVVLSTFAKILEKNTRDHDIVGRYGGEEFVAIVHYNLNRELLQYLKRIKTIVTTNKFLYKEHAIGVTFSAGVATRADHKSYDSTIQKADMLLYEAKENGRNQIKLEDGKII
- a CDS encoding MFS transporter; amino-acid sequence: MNSKLKKKEVLYYSLIALPLAIIGLPLYIYIPTFYATDVGLDIAIVGLLIFIARVSDVFTDPFFGYLSDKCVQWFNSRKPLMIVGSLILIYSFYSLINPNKEFPQIWLLLYSILIYIGWSMINIPYLTWSSEISFNKIDTTTLNTSREMFTIIGVIIALLIPYIYGVSQNPKETLELLLYSFLILFIPLFFISIKNINIKSNSTNNEFNLTKIKKIYTDISDLKYLQIGYFFNNLANALPATLFLLFIEFVIQEKDSSGMILVLYFCSAVIALPFWNLLANKIGKKKTWLLSIFLALIAFIYVPFLEAKDLNLFIIISIVTGLSLGADMALPTSIQSDVVQTINTKNENISGLLFGIWTMITKLSLALSVAFSFLILGLFNFEADSPSELSLFVLTTLYGLVPIFFKLLAIYFIRKYFHDR
- a CDS encoding GatB/YqeY domain-containing protein; this encodes MSLKQQLKDDVKTAMRAKDIVKRDSIRTINTMIKQIEVDERIELDDAAIIKLIQKGIKQRDEAISQFKEAGRDDLIAKEQEQIDVFKLYLPEQVSDENLEIGMKEVIAQVGASSMKDMGKVMGAASKKFAGVADGKRINEMVKKLLG
- a CDS encoding DUF1365 domain-containing protein, producing MSHKFQEGIIYHKRVSPKKHDFKYKFFMLDIDINSFSELENKYFSKNSFNLFSFNTKDHFGESDDFKKNVKGLLEKYQIKETNKMRFITLPSILGYVFNPISMLILFKEEKPTYMLAEVHNYNGGRIIYCVKLESKDNIHYKGIGNKDMYVSPFFKSVGRYAFSLRYEENNFSLGINLFEKDTKMLTTTLVAKSLEFNESNVVKLFFRHFLLTVLVVTRTIWQSLKLKLKGLTWNKPNKKDQVRRA